In one window of Henckelia pumila isolate YLH828 chromosome 1, ASM3356847v2, whole genome shotgun sequence DNA:
- the LOC140870547 gene encoding protein FAR1-RELATED SEQUENCE 5-like — translation MAADGQKYLLRSARKVLFAQGETLKAMSNAGIKPSNALSYMENESRGVENLGFTRKDAYNYLNQATKGHLRVENGDAFELIRYFKTKSNDGDLFYWDIEMDEDGRLSSFFFRDNRARIDYEFFGDVISFDTTYRTNKYNLICAPFVGINHHMDNVMFGLAFISDETVASLEWLFKTFLESMGGKQPETIFTDQCRSMMNAIESIFPCSQHRLCQWHISKNAPSHLGSLNTNYIFKGMFTRCMQFCESELEFNEVWRKMIDDFGLEEHSWLSGMYKLRHKWSTAFSIGKFSAGLKATSRSEGTNAILKDGGKRTSTLSEFVQKFEIFQKHWRMKENEEDFKCHHKMPTIVVKNQPLLQHAASIYTIEIYKIFENELVNSLNIEFACPPSFMENRCEYRIRSLGQSKRIRSVKFDMQTNEVSCSCHHFETVGVLCKHALIVLKFMNVHQIPKKYIKLRWTKGVRDIVQCNEKFVANCRYESDMVYRNETMRLCYELTTKSAVHIDLKRLMRTRLQSLALEMNEMLESLKNNDELNDKESIGIGGFVLEKDKLVNHISNIDEVVVCDPIFVKSKGTSNTCMPSHWNSKKRKNKEISHNGWSFQFHNASTHSLMHMGQDLHDNFSEFTQHMSQDAHNSFQDDWGIN, via the exons ATGGCAGCAGATGGCCAAAAATATCTTTTAAGATCGGCTCGTAAAGTTTTATTTGCTCAAGGTGAGACTTTAAAAGCAATGTCGAATGCCGGAATAAAACCTTCAAATGCCTTGTCGTACATGGAAAATGAATCAAGAGGGGTGGAAAATTTAGGATTTACTCGGAAAGATGCGTATAATTATCTTAATCAAGCAACAAAAGGACATTTGAGAGTTGAGAATGGTGATGCATTTGAATTGATTCGGTATTTTAAAACCAAATCAAATGACGGAGACTTGTTTTATTGGGACATTGAAATGGATGAAGATGGTCGTTTGTCTAGTTTTTTTTTCAGAGATAATCGTGCGAGgattgattatgaattttttggtGATGTGATATCTTTTGACACTACTTATCGGACCAACAAGTATAATTTAATATGTGCTCCATTTGTTGGCATAAATCATCATATGGATAATGTGATGTTTGGGTTAGCATTTATATCTGATGAGACTGTGGCTTCACTTGAATGGTTATTTAAAACATTTCTTGAATCCATGGGTGGAAAACAACCTGAAACAATATTTACTGATCAATGTCGATCAATGATGAATGCTATCGAGTCAATTTTTCCTTGTTCGCAACATCGCCTTTGTCAATGGCACATTTCCAAAAATGCACCGTCGCACCTAGGTAGTTTGAATaccaattatatatttaaaggTATGTTTACAAGGTGTATGCAATTTTGTGAGTCTGAATTGGAGTTCAATGAAGTGTGGAGGAAAATGATTGATGATTTTGGTCTTGAAGAACATTCGTGGCTAAGTGGAATGTACAAGTTGCGACATAAATGGTCAACGGCATTTAGTATAGGCAAATTTAGTGCTGGACTGAAAGCTACATCTAGAAGTGAAGGCACAAATGCTATTTTAAAAGATGGTGGCAAGAGAACATCTACTTTGTCTGAATTTGTTcaaaagtttgaaatttttcaaaaacattgGCGGATGAAAGAAAATGAAGAAGACTTCAAATGCCACCATAAAATGCCTACGATTGTCGTGAAAAATCAGCCATTGTTGCAACATGCTGCATCTATTTACACGATTGAGatttacaaaatatttgaaaatgagTTGGTGAATTCTTTGAACATTGAGTTTGCTTGTCCACCTTCGTTCATGGAGAATCGATGTGAGTATAGGATACGATCACTTGGACAATCAAAGAGGATTAGAAGTGTAAAGTTTGATATGCAAACTAATGAAGTCAGTTGTTCTTGCCATCATTTTGAGACAGTTGGTGTGTTGTGCAAACAtgctttaattgttttaaagttTATGAATGTGCATCaaataccaaaaaaatatataaaattgagATGGACAAAAGGAGTTAGAGACATAGTGCAATGCAATGAAAAGTTTGTCGCAAATTGCCGGTACGAGTCCGATATGGTGTATAGAAATGAAACAATGAGGCTTTGTTATGAATTGACCACAAAAAGTGCAGTTCATATTGATTTGAAAAGGTTGATGAGAACGAGATTGCAAAGTTTAGCTTTAGAGATGAATGAGATGCTTGAGAGTTTGAAAAATAATGATGAGCTTAATGATAAAGAAAGTATTGGAATAGGAGGCTTTGTTCTTGAAAAGGATAAGTTGGTCAATCACATCTCCAATATTGATGAAGTAGTGGTGTGTGATCCTATTTTTGTTAAATCAAAGGGAACTAGCAACACTTGCATGCCAAGTCATTGGAACTCAAAGAAGAGAAAAAATAAAG AAATATCTCATAATGGTTGGTCATTTCAATTTCACAATGCATCGACACACTCTTTGATGCATATG GGACAAGATTTGCACGACAATTTTAGTGAGTTTACTCAACATATGTCACAGGATGCACACAACTCTTTTCAG GATGATTGGGGGATAAATTGA
- the LOC140879426 gene encoding nudix hydrolase 2: protein MIIARLRLVSRPSILCVTSSTNLSFYSKKRSFSSRYSSQGRTNSLRFGIFANIRSAMSSAMSPVSSEKQVERILEAKNDDHGGVIVEMINEPIDPAVFASLLRASLTHWRKEGKRGVWIKMPIDLVNLVEPAVKEGFYFHHAEPRYLMLVHWLPSSANTLPANATHRVGIGAFLLNEKNEVLVVQEKSGRFRGTGVWKFPTGVVDEGEDICDAAVREVKEETGIDSKFLEILAFRQSHKSFFEKSDLFFVCMMQPLSFDIHPQEAEIEAAQWMPYEEYTAQPFVQEHELLRYIAAICRQKKEKGDEGYSGFSPVSTMTGFSDNKGCLYLNRYDLNLS from the exons ATGATAATAGCCAGGCTTAGGCTTGTGTCCAGGCCGTCAATTCTGTGTGTCACCAGTTCAACAAATCTATCTTTCTACTCCAAAAAACGCTCCTTTTCCTCTCGTTATTCATCCCAAG GGAGAACGAACAGTTTGAGATTTGGAATTTTCGCGAATATCAGGTCCGCAATGAGTTCTGCCATGTCACCGGTTTCGTCAGAGAAGCAAGTGGAGAGGATTTTGGAGGCGAAAAACGATGATCATGGAGGAGTGATTGTAGAAATGATCAATGAGCCCATTGATCCTGCTGTATTTGCTTCTTTACTCCGAGCTTCACTTACCCATTGGAGAAAAGAG GGAAAGAGGGGTGTGTGGATTAAAATGCCTATTGATCTTGTGAACCTTGTTGAGCCTGCTGTCAAG GAAGGATTCTATTTTCACCATGCAGAACCTAGGTATTTGATGCTTGTGCATTGGCTTCCTAGTAGTGCAAATACTCTGCCAGCTAATGCCACACATCGAGTGGGTATTGGTGCATTCCTCTTGAATGAAAAGAACGAA GTTCTAGTTGTTCAGGAAAAGAGTGGCAGATTTCGGGGAACAGGGGTGTGGAAATTCCCTACGGGAGTCGTTGACGAG GGTGAAGATATATGCGATGCTGCAGTCAGGGAAGTAAAAGAAGAAACAGGA ATCGACTCAAAATTTCTTGAAATCCTAGCATTCAG ACAGAGCCACAAATCATTCTTCGAGAAATCAGATCTATTCTTCGTTTGCATGATGCAACCACTCTCATTTGACATCCATCCACAGGAAGCAGAAATAGAGGCGGCACAG TGGATGCCGTATGAAGAATACACAGCTCAACCATTTGTTCAGGAGCACGAGCTCCTTAGGTACATTGCTGCTATATGCcgacaaaagaaagaaaagggtGATGAGGGATACTCTGGATTTTCTCCCGTGTCTACGATGACGGGGTTTTCTGATAACAAGGGCTGTTTGTATTTAAACAGGTATGACCTCAACCTTTCATGA
- the LOC140875027 gene encoding SNF1-related protein kinase regulatory subunit beta-2 encodes MGNANGREEGGSDAPSEVEDEVGAAGGAQVSMTDQFGGHAGELMGQSPPTSPRASQSPLMFRPQMPVVPLQKPDELQIPNPSWMQTSSMHEDMNNEHGIPTMITWSYGGKEVAVEGSWNDWKTSEPLQRSGKDFTIMKVLPSGFYQYRFIVDGQRRYSPDLPCDQDESGNAYNTLDLQDYVPEDIGSISGFEQPQSPDASYNNTQLGQEDFAKEPPMVPPHLNLTLLNAPSPQLEIPPPHSRPQHVVLNHLYMHRDRSRPSVVALGSTTRFLSKYVTVVLYKSIQR; translated from the exons ATGGGGAATGCTAATGGAAGGGAAGAGGGTGGGAGTGACGCCCCGTCTGAGGTTGAGGATGAGGTGGGTGCTGCTGGTGGTGCGCAGGTTAGCATGACGGATCAATTTGGTGGGCATGCGGGTGAGTTAATGGGGCAGTCGCCCCCGACGAGTCCTAGGGCTTCACAATCTCCCTTGATGTTTAGACCACAG ATGCCAGTGGTTCCTTTACAAAAACCCGATGAGTTGCAAATCCCCAATCCTTCATGGATGCAAACTAGCTCAATGCATGAAGACATGAATAATGAACATGGAATTCCGACTATGATTACTTGGAGCTATGGAGGCAAGGAAGTTGCTGTGGAGGGGTCATGGAATGACTGGAAAACCAG CGAGCCTTTGCAGAGATCAGGGAAAGATTTCACCATCATGAAAGTACTTCCTTCAGGATTTTATCAGTACAGATTCATTGTTGATGGGCAACGTAGGTATTCCCCGGATCTGCCATGTGATCAGGATGAATCCGGGAATGCCTACAACACTTTAGATTTGCAG GATTATGTCCCAGAAGATATTGGTAGCATTTCTGGTTTTGAACAGCCTCAATCCCCAGATGCCAGTTACAACAACACTCAACTCGGTCAAGAGGATTTTGCAAAGGAACCTCCAATGGTTCCTCCCCATCTAAATCTGACTTTGCTCAACGCTCCATCTCCACAGTTAGAGATTCCACCTCCTCATTCGAGGCCTCAGCATGTGGTGCTGAATCATCTTTACATGCACAGAGACAGAAGCCGTCCTTCGGTGGTAGCACTTGGTTCTACCACTCGATTCCTTTCCAAATATGTGACTGTGGTGCTTTACAAATCCATACAGAGGTAA